A region from the Acomys russatus chromosome 24, mAcoRus1.1, whole genome shotgun sequence genome encodes:
- the LOC127207605 gene encoding olfactory receptor 5W2-like: MTLENFTDFVFLGLSVRQDVQQGLFVFFLLVYGITVTANLGMILLIQLDSRLHTPMYYFLSNLSFCDICYSSTVSPKMLADLLSDQKRIAYNLCAIQMYFFGAFADIECLMLAVMAYDRYVAICNPLLYAIAMSKEVCTKLVALVYVVGFVDSAIHTCLTFRLTFCNSNVINHFFCDIPPLLALSCSDTFTNEIVMFSFIGCVVGCSIVTVFLSYCYIIATICRMNSAEGRRKAFSTCASHLMAVAIFHGTLLFMYFRPSSSYSMDTDKMASVFYTVVIPMLNPLIYSLRNKDVKGALKKILYNFCITGC; encoded by the exons ATGACACTTGAAAACTTCACTGACTTTGTCTTCTTAGGACTTTCTGTCAGACAGGATGTACAACAGggcctttttgtgtttttcttactTGTTTATGGCATAACTGTAACTGCTAATCTAGGGATGATCCTACTGATCCAGCTGGACTCCAGGCTGCACACACCTATGTACTATTTTCTGAGCAATCTGTCTTTCTGTGACATCTGCTACTCCTCCACTGTCTCTCCCAAGATGCTGGCTGACCTCTTATCTGACCAGAAGAGGATTGCTTATAACTTATGTGCtattcaaatgtattttttcGGGGCCTTTGCAGATATTGAATGTCTCATGCTGGCTGTCATGGCCTATGATCGTTATGTTGCCATCTGCAATCCACTGCTCTATGCTATTGCTATGTCCAAGGAGGTCTGTACCAAGCTTGTGGCTCTTGTCTATGTGGTAGGATTTGTGGATTCAGCTATCCACACCTGCTTGACATTCAGACTAACATTCTGCAATTCAAATGTCATCAACCACTTTTTCTGTGACATCCCACCCTTGCTGGCCCTTTCCTGCTCAGATACGTTCACCAACGAGATAGTGATGTTCTCATTCATTGGCTGTGTGGTGGGCTGCAGCATTGTCACTGTATTTCTCTCCTATTGCTACATCATAGCTACCATCTGCAGAATGAACTCTGCTGAGGGCAGACGCAAAGCATTTTCCACATGTGCCTCCCACCTCATGGCTGTGGCCATTTTTCATGGAACTCTGCTCTTCATGTACTTCCGACCCAGCTCCAGTTACTCCATGGACACAGACAAAATGGCCTCTGTTTTCTACACAGTGGTGATTCCTATGTTAAACCCACTCATCTACAGTTTAAGAAATAAAGACGTGAAGGGGGCCCTGAAGAAG attttgtataatttttgtaTAACTGGGTGCTAG